A genomic segment from Actinomadura hallensis encodes:
- a CDS encoding glutaredoxin family protein — protein sequence MSGRETGAGITITLLGKPGCHLCDDAREVIERVARDLDVTWEERDITQSREDSEQYWEQIPVTLINGVQHDFWRVDENRLRAAIAKLREAA from the coding sequence ATGAGCGGACGGGAGACGGGCGCCGGGATCACCATCACGCTGCTCGGCAAGCCCGGCTGCCACCTGTGCGACGACGCCCGCGAGGTGATCGAGCGGGTCGCGCGCGACCTGGACGTGACGTGGGAGGAGCGGGACATCACCCAGTCCCGCGAGGACAGCGAGCAGTACTGGGAGCAGATCCCCGTCACGCTCATCAACGGCGTCCAGCACGACTTCTGGCGCGTCGACGAGAACCGCCTCCGCGCCGCCATCGCGAAGCTCCGCGAAGCCGCCTGA
- a CDS encoding redox-sensing transcriptional repressor Rex, which yields MTSRQNRPRDRAGRGIPDATVARLPVYLRALTSLQERGVATVSSEELAAAAGVNSAKLRKDLSHLGSYGTRGVGYEVEYLVYQISRELGLTQDWVIAIIGVGNLGRALAGYGGFASRGFRVAGLLDADESIVGQEIAGMTVEHIDRLEEIIADHGVSIAVIATPAGAAQGVCDRVVAAGVTSVLNFAPVVLSVPEGVDVRKVDLSIELQILAFHEQRKAGGPDGLGPLPAEDGPPGTSQYVETVEA from the coding sequence GTGACTTCTCGACAGAACCGACCCCGTGACCGTGCGGGCCGCGGCATCCCCGATGCCACCGTGGCGCGCCTGCCGGTGTATCTGCGGGCCCTGACCTCGCTGCAAGAGCGCGGCGTCGCGACGGTGTCCTCGGAGGAACTGGCCGCGGCGGCCGGCGTCAACTCGGCGAAGCTCCGCAAGGACCTGTCCCACCTCGGCTCGTATGGGACGCGCGGCGTGGGGTACGAGGTCGAGTACCTCGTCTACCAGATCTCCCGCGAACTGGGGCTCACCCAGGACTGGGTGATCGCGATCATCGGCGTCGGTAACCTTGGCCGGGCACTGGCCGGCTACGGCGGTTTCGCGTCCCGCGGCTTCCGGGTCGCGGGACTGCTCGACGCGGACGAGTCCATCGTCGGCCAGGAGATCGCCGGGATGACGGTGGAGCACATCGACCGGCTGGAGGAGATCATCGCGGACCACGGCGTGTCCATCGCCGTGATCGCGACCCCCGCGGGCGCCGCCCAGGGGGTGTGCGATCGCGTCGTGGCCGCGGGCGTCACGAGCGTGCTGAACTTCGCGCCCGTCGTCCTGTCGGTCCCGGAGGGCGTCGACGTGCGCAAGGTCGACCTGTCGATCGAACTCCAGATCCTCGCGTTCCACGAGCAGCGCAAGGCCGGGGGACCCGACGGTCTCGGTCCCCTGCCCGCGGAGGATGGGCCTCCCGGCACGAGCCAGTACGTAGAGACTGTAGAGGCATGA
- the crcB gene encoding fluoride efflux transporter CrcB — MSDEDGHVVDPDVDLGVGRQRAELRRAPWTTLGAISVGGALGSLARYRLSVAFPHRPDEFAWATWSVNVAGCLLIGVLMVAITEVWRAPRLARPFLGVGVLGGFTTFSAYAVEAQQALEAGAARTGLLYLVTTVAAALVAVYVGVSLTRSAARHVRRGRS, encoded by the coding sequence ATGAGTGACGAAGATGGGCACGTCGTCGATCCCGATGTCGACCTGGGGGTGGGGCGGCAGCGGGCGGAGCTGCGGCGGGCGCCGTGGACGACGCTGGGTGCGATCTCGGTGGGCGGGGCGCTCGGATCGCTGGCGCGCTACCGGCTCAGCGTGGCGTTCCCCCATCGTCCGGACGAGTTCGCGTGGGCGACGTGGAGCGTCAACGTGGCCGGGTGCCTGCTCATCGGGGTGCTGATGGTCGCGATCACCGAGGTGTGGCGGGCGCCCCGGCTGGCGCGACCGTTCCTGGGCGTCGGCGTGCTGGGCGGGTTCACCACGTTCTCCGCCTATGCCGTCGAGGCTCAGCAGGCCCTGGAGGCGGGCGCGGCCCGGACCGGTCTGCTGTATCTGGTCACGACCGTGGCCGCGGCGCTCGTGGCGGTGTACGTGGGGGTCAGCCTCACCCGGTCGGCGGCGCGTCACGTCCGCCGGGGGCGGTCATGA
- a CDS encoding winged helix-turn-helix transcriptional regulator, with translation MRNPPYICALDAAMDVVGGKWKALILWALNERLHRFGELRRSLPGVSEKVLTQQLRELEADGIVRRTVFDETPHRVEYELTAEGAELHAALAPLGDWAEHRMRALNLTPTHGEPQPNAAEPS, from the coding sequence ATGCGCAACCCGCCCTACATCTGTGCCCTCGACGCCGCGATGGACGTCGTCGGCGGCAAGTGGAAGGCGTTGATCCTGTGGGCGTTGAACGAGCGGCTCCACCGGTTCGGCGAGTTGCGCCGCAGCCTCCCCGGCGTCAGCGAGAAGGTCCTCACACAGCAGCTGCGCGAGCTGGAGGCGGACGGCATCGTTCGCCGCACGGTCTTCGACGAGACCCCGCACCGAGTCGAATACGAACTGACCGCCGAAGGCGCAGAGCTGCACGCGGCCCTGGCCCCCTTGGGCGACTGGGCCGAACACCGCATGCGCGCCCTGAACCTGACCCCCACCCACGGCGAGCCCCAGCCCAACGCAGCCGAGCCGTCGTAA
- a CDS encoding nitroreductase family deazaflavin-dependent oxidoreductase, with translation MVRQKEKTGGPGALSRWMQHRANARVNRKVRKGRGTFMGTDVLILHTVGKRSGERRETPVAWFPDGDGARLVVASGGGSRNPDWFANLMAHPERASMELPGQETVPVTPQRLEGADREAAWRRIAEAQPRIAKYQSRSDRQYPVVRLTPR, from the coding sequence ATGGTGCGGCAGAAGGAGAAGACAGGCGGGCCCGGGGCGCTCTCCCGGTGGATGCAGCACCGGGCGAACGCGCGCGTGAACCGCAAGGTCCGCAAGGGGCGCGGCACGTTCATGGGCACGGACGTGCTGATCCTGCACACGGTCGGCAAGCGGAGCGGGGAGCGGCGGGAGACCCCGGTGGCGTGGTTCCCCGACGGGGACGGCGCGCGGCTGGTCGTCGCGTCGGGCGGCGGGAGCCGGAACCCCGACTGGTTCGCCAACCTGATGGCGCATCCGGAGCGGGCCTCGATGGAACTGCCGGGGCAGGAGACCGTGCCGGTGACGCCGCAGCGGCTCGAGGGCGCCGACCGTGAGGCGGCGTGGCGGCGCATCGCCGAGGCTCAGCCGCGCATCGCGAAGTACCAGAGCAGGTCCGACCGGCAGTACCCGGTGGTCCGCCTCACCCCGCGCTGA
- a CDS encoding glutamyl-tRNA reductase — MSILVVGLSHRSAPVAVLERAAVSGDDLVKLLHAVHKSGNVAEAAIVSTCNRVEIYAVVDKFHGGVSAISELLSLHSGIPLDDLSRHLYVHYEERAVQHVFAVACGLESMVVGEGQILGQIRQAFRLAQDEGTLGRDLNDVLQQSLRVGKRAHHETGIDKAGASLVSVGLDVAVRHLGPLNGVRALVVGAGSMSSLAAATLSRAGAREIVVANRTHERAVRLAESLDVPARAVELAGLDAAIAEADLVVSCTGATGLVLTVAQLAARGIGSDERRRFFLDLALPHDIERGVRDLPGVALAGLDDLRTEQEAAEAVGPEAIEAVRRIVREEVEAFLASARAAAVAPTVVALRSKAAEVVEAELNRLSGRLPEIDERARKEVERTVRRVVDKLLHAPTVRMKELAAAPGGDSYADALRELFDLDPKAPEAVARADMREDEPAGAPSWRDREPAVDAACAEADCLSAEPPAGPAAGAVSVQEVNAHELRGVHAETVNAQAASVRAVSAADGAAVREGDGT; from the coding sequence ATGAGCATTCTGGTCGTGGGGCTCAGCCACCGGAGCGCACCCGTCGCGGTGCTGGAACGGGCGGCGGTGAGCGGGGACGACCTGGTCAAGCTGCTGCACGCCGTGCACAAGTCCGGGAACGTCGCCGAGGCGGCCATCGTCTCCACGTGCAACCGCGTCGAGATCTACGCGGTCGTCGACAAGTTCCACGGCGGCGTCTCGGCGATCTCCGAGCTGCTCTCGCTGCACTCCGGCATCCCGCTGGACGACCTGTCGCGCCACCTGTACGTCCACTACGAGGAGCGGGCCGTCCAGCACGTGTTCGCCGTGGCGTGCGGGCTCGAGTCGATGGTCGTCGGCGAGGGGCAGATCCTCGGCCAGATCAGGCAGGCGTTCCGCCTCGCCCAGGACGAGGGCACCCTGGGCCGCGACCTGAACGACGTCCTCCAGCAGTCGCTGCGGGTGGGCAAGCGCGCCCACCACGAGACCGGCATCGACAAGGCGGGCGCGTCGCTGGTCAGCGTCGGCCTCGACGTCGCCGTGCGGCACCTCGGCCCGCTGAACGGCGTGCGCGCCCTCGTCGTCGGCGCGGGCTCCATGAGCTCCCTGGCCGCGGCGACGCTGAGCCGGGCCGGCGCCCGCGAGATCGTGGTGGCGAACCGCACCCACGAACGCGCCGTGCGGCTGGCCGAGTCCCTGGACGTGCCGGCCAGGGCGGTGGAGCTGGCGGGCCTGGACGCCGCGATCGCCGAGGCCGACCTGGTGGTCTCGTGCACCGGCGCGACCGGCCTGGTCCTGACGGTGGCGCAGCTCGCGGCGCGCGGCATCGGGTCCGACGAACGCAGGCGGTTCTTCCTCGACCTGGCGCTGCCCCACGACATCGAGCGCGGCGTCCGCGACCTGCCGGGCGTCGCGCTCGCCGGGCTGGACGACCTGCGCACCGAGCAGGAGGCCGCCGAGGCCGTCGGCCCGGAGGCGATCGAGGCCGTCCGCCGGATCGTGCGCGAGGAGGTCGAGGCGTTCCTCGCCTCCGCCCGCGCCGCCGCCGTCGCGCCGACGGTGGTCGCGCTGCGCAGCAAGGCCGCCGAGGTCGTGGAGGCGGAGCTGAACCGGCTCTCCGGGCGGCTCCCCGAGATCGACGAGCGGGCCCGGAAGGAGGTCGAACGGACCGTCCGGCGCGTGGTGGACAAGCTGCTCCACGCGCCGACCGTCCGGATGAAGGAGCTGGCGGCGGCGCCGGGCGGCGACTCCTACGCCGACGCGCTGCGCGAGCTGTTCGACCTGGACCCGAAGGCGCCGGAGGCGGTCGCCCGCGCCGACATGCGCGAGGACGAGCCGGCGGGCGCCCCGTCCTGGAGGGACCGGGAGCCCGCGGTCGACGCGGCGTGCGCCGAAGCCGACTGCCTGAGCGCCGAGCCGCCGGCCGGTCCGGCGGCGGGGGCCGTCAGCGTGCAGGAGGTCAACGCGCACGAGCTGCGGGGCGTGCACGCGGAGACGGTGAACGCGCAGGCCGCGAGCGTCCGGGCGGTCAGCGCCGCGGACGGCGCGGCGGTGCGCGAAGGAGACGGAACGTGA
- a CDS encoding sigma-70 family RNA polymerase sigma factor, which translates to MSSLTLDAGALPIPRPVLDGAGRTPAARRDGDRAEVLKALVLRARDGDAEAFGSLYDHYVELVYRYVYYRVGAHSLAEDITSETFLRALRRICDFHWQGKDFGAWLVTIARNLVADHFKSGRYRLEVCTAELIEPDRHEEGPERTVLDSMTNRTLLLAVKRLGSEQQECVVLRFLHGLSVAETALVMGKKPGAIKALQYRAVRSLARMLPPDLRH; encoded by the coding sequence ATGAGCAGCTTGACCCTCGATGCCGGGGCGCTCCCGATTCCCCGTCCGGTACTGGACGGCGCCGGCCGCACCCCCGCCGCCAGGCGGGACGGCGACCGCGCCGAGGTGCTGAAGGCCCTGGTCCTGCGGGCGCGGGACGGCGACGCCGAGGCGTTCGGCTCCCTCTACGACCACTACGTCGAGCTCGTCTACCGCTACGTGTACTACCGGGTGGGGGCGCACTCGCTGGCCGAGGACATCACCAGCGAGACGTTCCTGCGGGCGCTGCGCCGCATCTGCGACTTCCACTGGCAGGGCAAGGACTTCGGGGCCTGGCTGGTGACGATCGCGCGGAACCTCGTCGCCGACCACTTCAAGTCCGGCCGCTACCGGCTGGAGGTCTGCACCGCCGAGCTCATCGAGCCCGACCGGCACGAGGAGGGGCCCGAGCGGACCGTCCTCGACTCGATGACGAACCGGACGCTGCTGCTGGCCGTCAAGCGGCTGGGGTCGGAGCAGCAGGAGTGCGTCGTGCTGCGGTTCCTGCACGGGCTGTCGGTCGCCGAGACCGCGCTGGTCATGGGCAAGAAGCCGGGGGCGATCAAGGCGCTGCAGTACCGCGCCGTCCGGTCGCTGGCGCGCATGCTCCCGCCCGACCTGCGCCACTGA
- the hemC gene encoding hydroxymethylbilane synthase, protein MATTQSQRVADLLTERTGRPVELVGVTTQGDVSKALVAQMGGTGVFVNALRDKILSGEVDFAVHSLKDLPTSETPGIALAATPRRDDPRDALCAPVKLADLPRGARIGTGSPRRMAQLRALRPDLDVVPIRGNADTRLAKVTDGELDAVVLAHAGLKRIGRLEAVGEVFDTDQMLPAPGQGALALECRSDRTDLLELLGTVDDAATRRAVTAERSILAVLEAGCSAPVGTYAAEIDEKLHLTATVAAYDGSRQIRLSASGHPDAAEQLGRDLADRLLAQGADQLMGERD, encoded by the coding sequence ATGGCGACGACGCAGTCGCAGCGCGTCGCCGACCTGCTGACGGAGCGCACGGGTCGTCCCGTCGAGCTGGTGGGGGTGACCACGCAGGGCGACGTCTCCAAGGCCCTGGTCGCCCAGATGGGCGGCACGGGCGTCTTCGTCAACGCGCTCCGCGACAAGATCCTCTCCGGCGAGGTGGACTTCGCCGTGCACTCGCTGAAGGATCTGCCGACGTCGGAGACGCCGGGGATCGCGCTCGCCGCGACCCCGCGCCGCGACGACCCCCGCGACGCGCTGTGCGCCCCCGTGAAGCTCGCCGACCTGCCGCGCGGCGCGCGCATCGGCACCGGCTCGCCGCGGCGCATGGCGCAACTGCGGGCGCTGCGTCCCGACCTGGACGTCGTGCCGATCCGCGGCAACGCCGACACCCGCCTGGCGAAGGTCACCGACGGCGAGCTGGACGCCGTGGTGCTCGCCCACGCGGGCCTGAAGCGCATCGGGCGGCTGGAGGCGGTCGGGGAGGTCTTCGACACCGACCAGATGCTGCCCGCCCCCGGGCAGGGGGCGCTCGCGCTGGAGTGCCGCTCCGACCGGACCGATCTCCTGGAACTGCTTGGAACGGTCGACGACGCCGCCACCAGGAGGGCCGTCACGGCGGAGCGGTCGATCCTCGCGGTCCTGGAGGCGGGTTGCTCCGCTCCTGTGGGCACGTACGCTGCCGAGATAGATGAGAAGTTGCATCTGACGGCGACCGTCGCGGCGTACGACGGAAGCCGGCAGATCAGGCTGTCCGCAAGCGGCCACCCGGATGCCGCCGAGCAGCTCGGACGCGACCTCGCGGACCGGCTGCTCGCGCAGGGGGCCGACCAGTTGATGGGGGAGCGCGATTGA
- a CDS encoding HAD family hydrolase: protein MRRFWQRGKDEDPKSAGEAAAAAAAEPEPLPEPDPAAAAFFDVDNTMMRGASIYYFARGLAARKLFTMRDLAMFAWGQAVFRLRGTENSEHIGSAKEAALAFVAGQRVDKIVRLSEEIYDEVMADRIWHGTRTLALQHLDAGQQVWLVTATPVEVARTIAHRLGLTGALGTVAETRDGVYTGRLVGNLLHGPAKAEAVRALALREGLDLARCSAYSDSINDLPMLTAVGHPHAVNPDPELRAHAREHGWPVHDFRTGRKVTMVALPAAAGAGAIAGGVAAGIALRRHYRS, encoded by the coding sequence ATGCGGCGATTCTGGCAGCGCGGCAAGGACGAGGATCCCAAGAGCGCGGGGGAGGCCGCCGCCGCGGCGGCCGCGGAGCCCGAACCGCTCCCCGAACCCGACCCGGCCGCGGCCGCCTTCTTCGACGTCGACAACACGATGATGCGCGGCGCGTCCATCTACTACTTCGCCCGCGGGCTCGCGGCGCGCAAGCTGTTCACCATGCGCGACCTCGCCATGTTCGCCTGGGGGCAGGCCGTGTTCCGGCTGCGCGGCACCGAGAACTCCGAGCACATCGGCAGCGCCAAGGAGGCCGCGCTGGCGTTCGTGGCGGGCCAGCGGGTCGACAAGATCGTCAGGCTGAGCGAGGAGATCTACGACGAGGTGATGGCCGACCGGATCTGGCACGGCACCCGCACCCTCGCGCTCCAGCACCTCGACGCGGGCCAGCAGGTCTGGCTCGTCACCGCCACGCCCGTGGAGGTCGCCCGCACCATCGCGCACCGCCTCGGCCTCACCGGCGCGCTCGGCACCGTCGCCGAGACCCGCGACGGCGTCTACACCGGGCGGCTCGTCGGGAACCTGCTGCACGGCCCGGCGAAGGCCGAGGCCGTCCGCGCCCTCGCGCTGCGCGAGGGCCTGGACCTGGCGCGCTGCTCCGCCTACAGCGACTCGATCAACGACCTGCCGATGCTGACCGCGGTCGGCCACCCGCACGCCGTGAACCCCGACCCGGAGCTGCGCGCGCACGCCCGGGAGCACGGCTGGCCCGTGCACGACTTCCGCACCGGCCGCAAGGTCACGATGGTCGCGCTGCCGGCCGCGGCGGGCGCGGGCGCCATCGCGGGCGGCGTCGCCGCCGGCATCGCCCTCCGCCGCCACTACCGATCCTGA
- a CDS encoding putative quinol monooxygenase: MLSALLALLAALGALLVTGLLIQRAYTDRLLYLIAWSFTQVGLSLALLSMGVGFMAGFNGVLFRVMELGAALIGPVWLALGMVELIARYVQVRFGAWLFAISYTVVAIVILLLDPLKGDLTKSLPKPGDTYDALPLLLIDGAHVVAVLALAACTGVTAWLASKRDQEAAELLIPVALVALAGVLVVSGTRGFLPAPLAVIALGAAAGLVWYGAMRTIPVYDDEDYDDYGDEYRDDYADEAATGYEEQGYPQGRESVPAPSPPGDSRRGELRFPDPAPAEELRFPEGPAGPTAVDGVGAALGGAPASDRAGANGLAGACGQITVYTLLEGREDAFDRLAADLVKAARAVEPDTVIFACHEVVGGPTQRIFYQLFRDEAAFAAHRKQPHLQRFLSESRTHVLATNVIELRLGAAKVPAPAPEFPGR, from the coding sequence ATGCTCTCTGCTCTGCTCGCGCTATTGGCGGCCCTTGGCGCTTTACTGGTCACGGGGCTGCTGATCCAGCGCGCCTACACGGACCGGCTGCTCTACCTGATCGCCTGGTCGTTCACCCAGGTGGGGCTGTCGCTCGCCCTGCTGTCCATGGGCGTCGGCTTCATGGCCGGTTTCAACGGCGTGCTGTTCCGCGTCATGGAGCTCGGCGCGGCGCTGATCGGGCCGGTCTGGCTGGCCCTCGGCATGGTCGAGCTGATCGCGCGGTACGTGCAGGTCCGGTTCGGCGCCTGGCTGTTCGCGATCTCCTACACGGTCGTCGCGATCGTCATCCTGCTGCTGGACCCGCTCAAGGGCGACCTGACGAAGTCGCTGCCCAAGCCCGGCGACACCTACGACGCGCTGCCGCTGCTGCTGATCGACGGCGCGCACGTCGTGGCGGTGCTCGCCCTGGCGGCCTGCACGGGCGTCACCGCCTGGCTGGCGAGCAAGCGGGACCAGGAGGCGGCCGAGCTGCTGATCCCCGTCGCGCTCGTCGCCCTGGCGGGCGTGCTGGTGGTGAGCGGCACCCGCGGGTTCCTGCCCGCCCCGCTCGCCGTGATCGCGCTCGGCGCGGCCGCCGGGCTGGTCTGGTACGGCGCCATGCGCACGATCCCCGTCTACGACGACGAGGACTACGACGACTACGGGGACGAGTACCGGGACGACTACGCCGACGAAGCGGCGACCGGCTACGAGGAGCAGGGGTACCCGCAGGGGAGGGAGTCCGTCCCCGCGCCGTCCCCGCCGGGGGACTCGCGGCGCGGCGAGCTGCGCTTCCCCGATCCGGCCCCCGCCGAGGAGCTGCGCTTCCCCGAGGGTCCCGCCGGGCCCACGGCCGTGGACGGGGTCGGCGCGGCCCTGGGCGGCGCCCCTGCCTCCGACCGGGCGGGCGCCAACGGCCTGGCCGGGGCGTGCGGGCAGATCACCGTCTACACGCTGCTGGAGGGCCGCGAGGACGCCTTCGACCGGCTCGCCGCCGACCTGGTGAAGGCCGCGCGCGCCGTCGAGCCCGACACCGTGATCTTCGCGTGCCACGAGGTGGTCGGCGGCCCCACGCAGCGGATCTTCTACCAGCTCTTCCGGGACGAGGCGGCGTTCGCCGCGCACCGGAAGCAGCCGCACCTGCAGCGCTTCCTGTCGGAGTCCCGGACCCACGTGCTGGCCACCAACGTCATCGAACTGCGCCTCGGCGCCGCCAAGGTGCCGGCCCCCGCGCCGGAGTTCCCCGGGAGGTGA
- a CDS encoding NAD(P)-dependent oxidoreductase, whose amino-acid sequence MNTQRIGILGMGSMGRALASTLLEAGHAVTVWNRTPGKAGDVLALGAHEASSPEEAIEASDLTIACLLDAASVRETLTPAMPTLTGRTLVNLTSGSPRQARDLAGWLGKHEVRFLTGGVLAVPPAIGTDEAVILYSGPRDLFGRVAPTLAPLARPHWVGGDPGFAALYDMAALSGMYGMIAGVVHAMTLVQADGGDVEAFQREVLQPWMEQMLPLMFAESDPDESNAGMQATALEIMLGASADAGVPAELAGHLRAALWEMRRAAA is encoded by the coding sequence GTGAACACGCAACGAATCGGCATTCTCGGTATGGGCAGCATGGGGCGCGCGCTCGCGAGCACGCTCCTCGAGGCCGGGCACGCGGTGACGGTCTGGAACCGAACGCCCGGGAAGGCAGGCGACGTCCTCGCACTGGGCGCTCACGAGGCGTCGAGTCCGGAAGAGGCGATCGAGGCGAGTGACCTGACGATCGCCTGCCTGCTGGACGCCGCGAGCGTCCGCGAAACCCTGACGCCGGCCATGCCCACGCTGACCGGGCGGACGCTCGTCAACCTCACGAGCGGCTCTCCACGACAGGCACGCGACCTCGCCGGATGGTTGGGGAAGCACGAGGTGCGCTTCCTCACCGGAGGCGTCCTGGCGGTGCCTCCGGCGATCGGAACGGACGAGGCCGTCATCCTCTACAGCGGCCCGCGCGACCTGTTCGGCCGCGTGGCCCCCACGCTCGCGCCCCTTGCCCGTCCTCACTGGGTGGGCGGGGACCCGGGGTTCGCGGCGCTGTACGACATGGCCGCGCTCAGCGGCATGTACGGCATGATCGCCGGGGTGGTCCACGCCATGACGCTGGTCCAGGCGGACGGCGGCGATGTGGAGGCGTTCCAGCGCGAGGTCCTCCAGCCGTGGATGGAGCAGATGCTCCCGCTCATGTTCGCCGAATCCGATCCGGACGAGTCGAACGCCGGAATGCAGGCGACCGCCCTGGAGATCATGCTCGGTGCGTCCGCCGACGCGGGCGTGCCCGCCGAACTCGCCGGGCACCTTCGCGCCGCCCTGTGGGAGATGCGGCGCGCCGCAGCCTGA